In Silene latifolia isolate original U9 population chromosome X, ASM4854445v1, whole genome shotgun sequence, the following proteins share a genomic window:
- the LOC141617791 gene encoding ethylene receptor 2-like, whose product MWKVLASGVLVCALLISVSAAENGPRCNCEDEGEGFWSIESILECQRVSDFLIAVAYFSIPVELLYFVSCSNVPFKWVLFEFIAFIVLCGMTHLLNGWTYGPHGFQLAVALTTFKSLTALVSCATAITLYTLIPLLLKVKVREFMLKKKTWDLGREVGLIKKQSEAGWHVRMLTQEIRKSLDRHTILYTTMVELSKTLDLQNCAVWMPNENRTEVILTHELKGRNFPNYSNCRMPYADPDVKRIKESNEVQLLGIDSALAHGSSGELEDHGAVAAIRMPMLRVSNFKGGTPELMQACYALLVLVLPNRQDRCWTNQDLEIIKVVADQVAVAISHAAVLEESQLMREKLAEQNRALQQAQRNAMMASQARNSFQRGMSHGMRKPMHSVLGLLSVLKDENLTSEQKLIVDTMMKSGDVLSLLVNDIMDNSPKESGRFPSELRSFRLRALVTEAGCFAKCLCTQKGFGFNIEVDRALPDNVLGDEKRVFQVILHMVGNLVENSNGGGSLVFRVYSQHGSQGRNDQRWATWRSGSSDGYVYVRFEVEMISNAIFPDDLVLTKKYSGQRCNGEIMDRDLSFSVCQKLVQLMQGNIWVVPNPQGFPQSMALVLSFQLRPSIGIAISESGESSENSNSIFRGLQVLLADDDDINRAVTKKLLQKLGCVITSVSSGFECLDALGPGGSCYQIILLELHMNELDGFEVATRIRKLRSRSRSWPLIVALTSSDDEEFWDRFKQIGINGVIRKPLVLEDLKNELLRVLQTNKAVS is encoded by the exons ATGTGGAAGGTATTGGCTTCGGGGGTTTTGGTTTGTGCTCTATTGATATCAGTTTCGGCTGCAGAAAACGGTCCAAGATGTAATTGTGAGGATGAGGGCGAGGGGTTTTGGAGTATTGAAAGCATTTTAGAATGCCAAAGAGTGAGTGATTTCCTGATTGCGGTCGCATATTTCTCGATTCCAGTTGAGTTGTTATACTTTGTCAGTTGCTCCAATGTGCCCTTCAAATGGGTTTTGTTTGAGTTTATAGCCTTCATTGTTCTTTGTGGCATGACTCATTTGCTTAATGGTTGGACTTACGGACCACACGGGTTTCAGTTAGCTGTTGCACTCACGACATTCAAGTCCTTGACTGCTTTGGTGTCGTGTGCAACTGCTATCACTTTGTACACCCTAATCCCCTTGCTTCTTAAGGTGAAGGTGAGGGAGTTTATGTTGAAGAAGAAGACTTGGGATCTAGGTAGGGAAGTTGGTCTTATCAAGAAACAAAGTGAGGCGGGTTGGCATGTTAGGATGCTTACCCAAGAGATCAGAAAATCGTTGGACCGGCATACAATTTTGTATACAACCATGGTTGAGCTTTCAAAAACTTTGGATTTGCAAAACTGTGCGGTTTGGATGCCTAATGAAAATAGGACAGAGGTAATTTTAACCCATGAGTTAAAAGGGAGGAATTTTCCAAATTACAGCAATTGTAGAATGCCTTATGCTGATCCCGATGTAAAAAGAATTAAGGAGAGTAATGAAGTACAGTTACTTGGGATAGATTCAGCTCTCGCCCATGGAAGCAGCGGTGAGCTCGAAGATCATGGAGCTGTTGCCGCAATACGAATGCCTATGCTCAGGGTGTCTAATTTTAAAGGAGGAACTCCTGAATTAATGCAAGCTTGCTATGCATTACTCGTCTTAGTTTTACCAAATAGGCAAGATAGATGTTGGACAAACCAAGATCTTGAAATTATTAAGGTGGTAGCTGACCAAGTGGCTGTGGCTATCTCTCATGCTGCTGTTCTTGAGGAATCTCAGCTCATGAGGGAGAAATTGGCTGAGCAAAATCGTGCATTGCAACAAGCCCAGAGAAATGCAATGATGGCAAGTCAAGCTAGAAATTCATTCCAGAGGGGTATGAGTCATGGAATGAGAAAGCCTATGCACTCGGTTTTGGGATTGCTTTCCGTGTTAAAAGACGAGAACTTGACCAGTGAACAAAAACTCATTGTCGACACTATGATGAAGTCGGGAGATGTTCTCTCGCTTTTGGTAAATGACATCATGGACAATTCGCCGAAAGAAAGTGGGCGATTCCCATCGGAATTAAGATCATTCAGGCTTCGTGCTTTAGTAACCGAAGCTGGTTGCTTTGCCAAGTGTTTGTGTACCCAAAAAGGTTTTGGGTTTAATATTGAAGTTGATAGGGCCCTACCAGATAATGTACTGGGTGATGAGAAGAGGGTATTTCAGGTAATTCTGCATATGGTTGGTAATTTGGTGGAGAATAGCAATGGCGGAGGGTCATTGGTATTTCGGGTTTACTCTCAACATGGAAGCCAGGGGAGGAATGATCAGAGATGGGCAACATGGAGGTCGGGCTCTTCTGATGGTTATGTGTATGTTCGGTTTGAAGTTGAAATGATTAGTAACGCGATTTTCCCTGATGATTTAGTCTTAACAAAAAAATATAGTGGTCAGAGATGCAATGGTGAGATCATGGACCGGGATCTCAGCTTTAGTGTCTGCCAGAAGTTAGTCCAG CTGATGCAAGGAAACATTTGGGTGGTACCAAATCCTCAGGGATTTCCTCAAAGCATGGCATTGGTTCTTAGTTTCCAATTACGACCATCTATTGGAATAGCTATCTCGGAATCCGGCGAATCATCCGAAAACTCTAACTCAATTTTCAGAGGCCTTCAAGTATTATTAGCCGATGATGATGACATAAACAGAGCAGTGACCAAAAAACTCCTACAGAAACTCGGTTGTGTCATTACATCAGTTTCATCCGGATTTGAGTGTCTCGATGCACTTGGTCCCGGAGGCTCGTGTTACCAAATTATCCTCTTGGAGCTCCATATGAATGAACTAGATGGATTTGAAGTTGCAACCCGTATTCGTAAGCTCCGGAGTCGAAGCCGCAGTTGGCCGTTGATTGTGGCCTTAACATCAAGCGATGATGAAGAATTTTGGGATAGATTCAAGCAGATTGGAATAAACGGGGTTATCAGAAAACCCCTTGTTTTAGAAGATCTCAAGAATGAGCTTCTTAGAGTTCTTCAAACAAATAAGGCAGTGTCATGA